From Chelatococcus sp. YT9, a single genomic window includes:
- a CDS encoding helix-turn-helix transcriptional regulator, with protein sequence MSEDATLTDRIYEAAFVPELWPDVLEGIAAISGSVSGSILVFDNPDLPPRYKTTALTEASLQAFVTTDQWQQSRRIPFYFPELLTGRYARFFYVHDLLAPEQISKDSVEKALQQLALGEQITTIIPMPTREVVSYTFERRVGEGRHEAEAIALLDQIRPHAARAGMISARLGLERAQATVSTLEALGIPAAVLTRTGKVRATNGLLDSVNDIVLPIAFGGLAIASAPANKLFQDAIVRALDHVDEFVWSIPVPARDDQPARVVHVLPLLRTARDLLFGADILVAITKMHPGNLVPSSPILMGLFDLTPSEARIAAALASGKSLRQAASEMGLSFGSARTYLAHIFTKTGTNQQSQLVSLLKSSQPIAPL encoded by the coding sequence ATGTCCGAAGATGCAACTCTGACTGATCGTATCTATGAGGCCGCGTTCGTACCCGAACTCTGGCCCGATGTCCTTGAAGGCATTGCAGCGATTTCGGGTTCGGTTTCCGGCTCCATCCTTGTCTTCGATAATCCCGATCTGCCACCTCGCTACAAGACTACCGCATTGACAGAGGCCTCACTTCAGGCCTTCGTCACGACAGACCAGTGGCAACAAAGTCGGCGTATTCCGTTTTATTTTCCTGAGCTTTTGACGGGACGATATGCGCGCTTCTTCTACGTGCACGATCTGTTGGCGCCAGAGCAGATCAGCAAAGACTCGGTCGAGAAGGCGCTTCAGCAATTGGCTCTTGGTGAACAGATCACTACCATAATTCCCATGCCCACACGGGAAGTCGTGAGCTACACGTTCGAACGTCGAGTCGGTGAGGGACGCCATGAGGCTGAGGCGATCGCTCTGTTAGACCAGATCAGGCCACACGCAGCACGTGCTGGAATGATATCCGCGCGGCTGGGACTGGAACGCGCTCAGGCGACGGTGTCTACGCTCGAAGCCTTGGGCATTCCGGCAGCCGTGCTGACCCGTACAGGGAAAGTTCGGGCGACCAATGGCCTGCTGGACTCTGTCAATGACATTGTTCTTCCTATCGCTTTTGGCGGATTGGCAATCGCTTCGGCACCTGCGAACAAGTTGTTTCAGGACGCTATCGTGCGAGCCCTCGACCATGTGGACGAATTCGTGTGGTCGATTCCGGTTCCAGCACGCGATGATCAGCCGGCGCGGGTTGTGCATGTCCTCCCTCTGTTGCGGACCGCGCGGGACCTGTTGTTCGGAGCGGACATTCTCGTTGCGATCACGAAGATGCACCCGGGCAATCTCGTTCCATCTTCCCCCATACTGATGGGTCTGTTCGATCTCACGCCGTCCGAAGCCCGCATCGCAGCCGCCTTGGCCTCGGGCAAATCCTTGCGGCAAGCCGCATCCGAGATGGGTCTGAGTTTCGGGTCAGCGCGCACATATCTGGCGCACATCTTCACCAAGACCGGAACCAACCAACAAAGCCAGCTCGTCTCTCTGCTCAAGTCGTCACAACCGATAGCTCCCCTCTAG
- a CDS encoding GlsB/YeaQ/YmgE family stress response membrane protein — translation MPILEHLIVWAIIGLLGGSLAGLVIKWDRRGFGFLRNLAIGLVGAIIGGLLFRWFMIFPALDGIAVSLRDIVSAFVGSLVVLIAFWAWNRFGKQRVG, via the coding sequence ATGCCTATTCTGGAGCATCTAATTGTCTGGGCCATTATCGGGCTGCTTGGAGGGAGTTTAGCGGGTCTGGTTATAAAATGGGATCGTCGCGGATTTGGGTTCTTGCGCAACCTCGCGATCGGACTCGTCGGCGCGATTATCGGCGGCCTCCTATTCCGATGGTTCATGATTTTTCCGGCGCTCGACGGCATTGCAGTTTCCCTTCGAGACATTGTTTCTGCCTTTGTCGGCTCGCTCGTGGTCCTGATCGCGTTTTGGGCTTGGAATCGCTTCGGAAAGCAGCGCGTGGGCTGA
- a CDS encoding recombinase family protein: MTTVAGTRKMRAAIYSRFSTDLQSDRSIEDQVALCRRFAERNGYVVTATFDDRARSGASVFGRDGLARMMEMARARGMDVIVVEALDRLSRDMADLAGIHKQLEFLGIEIVAVNGGRVDTAAIGIHGLVGQMQREEGARKVRRGMQGVVRDGRHAGGRAFGYRPVSGKPGELEIVPEEAAIIQRIFREYRSGVSPRTIAAKLNSEGVPPPRGQRWNGSTINGNRQRGHGILQNPLYVGRNIWNRVRMVKDPSTGRRVSRVNPESEWLTSDAPHLRIVDQETFDAVRGRKESRGGAHAAHAPRSKRLLSGLLRCGGCGGGMTIIGRDRSGPRIQCSTRRESKACDNGARYYVEKIERLVVDALRIQLASPTLIREYVEAYREERRQAEAGARRDRARIEKGLADANAAIKRLVDALAKGVISEEDVAERMVELRADKEKFTAELALAGQTTNVIELRPQAVERFRENMEALAAIVSKDGEISLDLAEPFHALVESVVVNPRRAGEEYEVSINGHLASLIGSDASSMTLVAEEGYRQYSAATRFIC; the protein is encoded by the coding sequence ATGACAACCGTCGCAGGCACTAGAAAAATGCGCGCGGCGATCTATTCGCGCTTTTCGACCGACCTGCAGAGCGACCGTTCCATCGAGGACCAGGTCGCCCTTTGCAGGCGGTTCGCTGAAAGGAATGGATATGTCGTGACGGCGACGTTCGACGATCGTGCGCGATCTGGCGCGTCGGTCTTCGGGCGCGATGGCCTTGCGCGCATGATGGAGATGGCGCGCGCGCGTGGCATGGATGTCATCGTCGTGGAGGCGCTGGACCGCCTGTCTCGCGACATGGCGGATCTTGCAGGCATCCACAAGCAGCTTGAGTTCCTCGGTATTGAGATCGTCGCCGTCAATGGCGGGCGGGTCGACACAGCCGCCATCGGCATCCATGGCCTCGTGGGTCAGATGCAGCGGGAGGAGGGGGCACGGAAGGTGCGACGTGGCATGCAGGGCGTCGTGCGCGATGGTCGCCATGCTGGCGGACGGGCCTTCGGTTATCGCCCCGTTTCGGGCAAGCCGGGCGAGCTGGAGATCGTGCCGGAAGAGGCCGCGATCATTCAACGGATCTTTCGGGAATATCGATCAGGCGTGTCGCCTAGGACGATTGCTGCCAAGCTTAACAGCGAAGGCGTGCCGCCGCCGCGTGGTCAGCGATGGAATGGCAGCACCATAAATGGCAACCGCCAGCGTGGGCACGGCATTCTGCAGAACCCGCTATACGTCGGTCGCAACATCTGGAACCGCGTCCGGATGGTCAAGGACCCGAGCACTGGCCGACGTGTGTCGCGTGTGAATCCTGAGAGCGAATGGCTCACCTCGGATGCCCCGCATCTCCGGATCGTGGATCAGGAAACTTTCGATGCGGTTCGCGGTCGAAAGGAAAGCCGAGGGGGAGCGCATGCCGCTCACGCGCCGCGGTCGAAGCGTCTGTTGTCGGGGCTGCTGCGATGTGGCGGCTGCGGCGGGGGGATGACCATAATTGGTCGGGATCGTTCGGGGCCGCGCATTCAATGCAGCACACGTCGAGAGAGTAAGGCCTGCGACAACGGCGCGAGGTACTACGTCGAGAAGATTGAGCGGTTGGTCGTCGATGCCCTCAGGATCCAGTTGGCGAGCCCGACGCTCATTAGGGAATATGTCGAGGCCTATCGCGAGGAGCGGCGCCAAGCCGAGGCAGGAGCTCGACGTGACCGGGCTCGGATCGAGAAAGGACTGGCGGACGCAAATGCTGCAATCAAACGGCTGGTCGATGCCCTTGCCAAGGGCGTGATCTCGGAGGAGGACGTCGCCGAACGTATGGTCGAGCTGCGCGCCGACAAAGAGAAATTCACGGCGGAGTTGGCTCTGGCCGGTCAAACCACCAATGTGATCGAGCTTCGGCCGCAAGCCGTTGAGCGCTTCCGGGAGAACATGGAGGCGCTGGCGGCGATCGTGTCGAAGGACGGCGAGATCAGCCTCGATCTGGCCGAACCATTTCACGCTCTGGTCGAGAGCGTGGTTGTCAATCCACGCCGTGCAGGGGAGGAATATGAGGTAAGCATCAACGGACACTTGGCGAGCCTGATCGGCTCGGATGCGTCGTCTATGACGTTGGTAGCGGAGGAGGGATACCGCCAATACAGTGCTGCGACGAGATTCATTTGCTGA
- a CDS encoding autotransporter domain-containing protein, whose protein sequence is MASIRETTRNRHDAKIDRPTHRRLLCAAALMGSTALATLPGTALAACVNTGGSDYLCSGAETAGQVVNDDNAAVTTAADFSVDSDIATALTITGNGAISYQDANGSSLSGAPEGLHVESTGDAGATAGSVTVETGGAIYGSDTGMFIGNDGSGATQITSTGQVTGLNNSGITAINRAAATDLAVEAATVYGRSFGIDAFNSGTGATTITVTGTVHSGLGVGINANNGLTATDLTIEAMQASGAASGIVANNSGRGATSITVNATVDGYDNYGILAYNGTTTTANLAGDGLVIDVQTVTGGTYGITAANSGAGATRIMAASAWAGDVGIYATNAVVDAAAFAADPNTAALAANANATDLIIETGIGTVEAGILGIQALNYGTGATVITAANTISGEDEGGIAAINTATATDLTIDVVDVNGRHYGIIVDNRGTGATSLSASGTITASGDGLLVFNDTTTTANLAGDGLVIDVQEVSSDNLGIAAANSGAGATRIVAGDISTSGAAGILVTNAVVDGDDFLSSPLPALDAAAGNANATDLIVEVGNASAASYGIYALNHGTGATSITASGAVDAINELSFGIHAQNEETAADLTVEAVDISAGLIGINAVNAGTGATNIATTGAVQAARADGVGIYAENEGTATDLTIEAVDVGGGLAGIQAVNDSANGVFGATSITATGMVEGYFGIIAEHAGSATVLTIEAADVSGDIFGIAAANNGRGATNIITTGAVQALSGTGIYARNEGIATHLTIEAGVVSSGGFGIVAQNEGIGDTLIAATGTVGGGHGGIAAFNGVNADDLTVEAADVSGSLYGIAAANTGEGATRIVAGDVTASGEDGIGIIATNALVDGDDFLIDPLSATDPGAANATATDLVIEAENVSGGFGGIFAFNAGTGATSVTTTGMIEGGSGGISVYNGETTTDLTIDVADVGGTIMGISSLNLGTGATRITATGAVEGGIAAVNEGTATDLTIETTDVSGDTYGIYALNGGTGVTSVASSGLVEAEGLAILAGSTTGNAVNVHNLAGGTLRNASGSSSDAAVMALGGAVTLINDADIVGTVSLAGTVTRFENNGAWNSAGGTSTFGGAAGSELVNAVGATVIGGIDGALAETTMLADLPLFTTHGAVTLIDGGAGDVINVDGAADFHAGSALSVDVGGIGGADRFLATGTVDLDGTALNVNSVGVLGYGMRHNVLTAESGLTGTFDTITGLPAPTAFLVVEEGYDANNAWLESIKYRDFADAGATPNQIATGQGLDTIPPGSALFTAVANLPTDAAAQHAFDQLSGEIHASAQTALIEDSRFVRNAANDRIRAAFGDARASVTPVLAYGPGDTPMVVAADHAGPVFWSHGFGSWGSTDSDGNAAGLDRNTGGLLIGADGLVGEWRLGLLAGYSHSSFDADDRASSGSSNNYHLGLYGGTEWGNLAFRTGAAYTWHDIDTNRTAAFPGFADSLSADYNAGTFQAFGELGYGLALSSATRFEPFANLAHVSLRTDSFTEQGGPAALSVDGGTTSMTFTTLGIRGEHTVALGTVDATLRGMIGWRHAFGDTTPESVHAFSGGDAFTIAGVPIAQDSAVIEAGLDLNLTPEATLGFSYSGQIASDASDHGFRASLAVRF, encoded by the coding sequence ATGGCGAGTATCAGGGAAACGACGAGGAACAGGCACGACGCGAAGATCGATCGGCCGACACACCGGAGGCTGCTGTGCGCAGCAGCGCTGATGGGCTCGACCGCGCTTGCAACATTGCCGGGCACCGCGCTGGCAGCCTGCGTCAACACCGGCGGATCGGACTATCTCTGTTCGGGCGCCGAAACAGCGGGGCAGGTCGTCAATGACGACAACGCCGCGGTTACGACCGCAGCGGACTTCAGTGTCGATAGCGATATTGCCACCGCGCTCACGATTACCGGAAACGGCGCCATCAGCTATCAGGACGCGAACGGCTCGAGCCTGTCCGGCGCCCCGGAGGGGCTCCATGTCGAATCGACCGGCGACGCGGGCGCTACGGCCGGAAGCGTCACGGTGGAGACGGGCGGTGCCATCTATGGTTCCGACACCGGCATGTTCATCGGGAACGACGGCTCGGGCGCAACGCAGATCACATCCACCGGACAGGTGACGGGTCTCAACAACAGCGGCATCACGGCGATAAATAGGGCCGCTGCCACCGATCTGGCCGTCGAGGCGGCGACCGTATACGGTCGCAGTTTCGGGATAGACGCCTTCAATTCCGGCACCGGCGCCACCACGATCACGGTGACCGGTACCGTCCATTCCGGCCTGGGTGTCGGAATCAATGCCAACAACGGTCTGACGGCCACCGATCTGACAATCGAAGCGATGCAGGCGAGCGGCGCGGCGTCGGGAATCGTCGCGAACAATTCCGGCAGGGGCGCGACCAGCATTACCGTGAACGCCACGGTGGATGGATACGACAACTACGGCATCTTGGCCTACAACGGCACGACCACGACCGCGAACCTTGCCGGCGACGGCCTTGTAATCGATGTCCAGACGGTCACGGGGGGCACCTACGGGATCACCGCCGCCAATTCCGGCGCGGGCGCGACGCGCATCATGGCTGCCAGCGCCTGGGCCGGCGATGTCGGCATCTACGCCACCAACGCCGTCGTCGATGCCGCCGCGTTCGCGGCTGATCCCAACACGGCGGCCTTGGCGGCCAACGCCAACGCCACCGATCTCATCATCGAGACCGGAATCGGGACGGTCGAGGCGGGCATCCTTGGCATCCAGGCGCTGAATTACGGCACCGGGGCGACCGTCATTACCGCCGCCAACACGATAAGCGGAGAAGACGAGGGTGGCATAGCCGCAATTAATACGGCGACCGCCACCGATCTCACAATCGACGTCGTGGATGTCAACGGCCGCCACTACGGCATCATTGTCGACAATCGCGGCACCGGCGCGACCAGCCTCAGCGCCAGCGGGACGATCACCGCCAGCGGCGACGGCTTGCTCGTCTTCAACGACACGACCACGACCGCGAACCTTGCCGGCGACGGCCTTGTGATCGACGTGCAGGAGGTTTCGAGCGACAATCTGGGCATCGCCGCCGCCAATTCCGGGGCCGGCGCGACGCGCATCGTGGCGGGCGATATCTCGACCTCCGGCGCAGCGGGTATTCTCGTGACCAACGCCGTCGTGGACGGAGACGATTTCCTCTCGTCTCCGCTACCGGCGCTGGACGCGGCGGCCGGCAACGCGAACGCCACCGACCTCATCGTCGAAGTCGGCAATGCCAGCGCCGCCAGTTACGGCATCTATGCCCTCAATCACGGCACCGGGGCAACCAGCATCACGGCCAGCGGCGCGGTGGACGCCATCAATGAACTCAGCTTCGGCATTCATGCCCAAAACGAAGAAACCGCCGCCGACCTGACGGTCGAGGCGGTGGATATCAGCGCCGGACTCATCGGCATCAACGCCGTGAACGCTGGCACGGGCGCGACAAATATCGCCACCACCGGCGCGGTGCAGGCCGCGCGAGCCGACGGCGTCGGCATTTATGCCGAGAACGAAGGAACCGCTACCGACCTGACGATCGAGGCGGTGGATGTCGGCGGCGGACTGGCCGGCATCCAGGCCGTGAACGATAGTGCCAATGGCGTCTTCGGTGCGACCAGCATCACTGCCACGGGGATGGTCGAGGGCTATTTCGGCATTATCGCCGAGCACGCGGGAAGTGCCACCGTCCTGACCATCGAGGCAGCGGATGTCAGCGGCGACATCTTCGGTATCGCTGCCGCGAACAACGGCAGGGGTGCGACCAACATCATCACCACCGGCGCGGTGCAGGCCTTGAGCGGCACCGGTATTTACGCCCGGAACGAGGGAATCGCCACCCATCTGACCATAGAGGCGGGCGTCGTCAGTTCGGGAGGCTTCGGCATCGTGGCCCAGAACGAGGGCATCGGCGACACCCTTATCGCCGCGACCGGCACGGTCGGGGGCGGCCATGGCGGGATTGCCGCCTTCAACGGCGTGAACGCCGACGACCTGACGGTCGAGGCCGCCGATGTCAGCGGCAGCCTATACGGCATCGCCGCCGCCAATACCGGCGAAGGCGCGACCCGCATCGTCGCTGGCGACGTCACGGCGTCCGGCGAGGACGGCATCGGCATTATCGCAACCAACGCCCTCGTGGACGGAGACGATTTTCTGATCGACCCGCTTTCGGCGACCGATCCGGGCGCCGCCAATGCCACAGCCACCGATCTCGTCATTGAGGCGGAGAACGTCAGCGGCGGCTTTGGCGGCATCTTTGCGTTCAACGCTGGCACGGGCGCGACCAGCGTCACCACAACGGGCATGATAGAGGGTGGCTCCGGCGGCATCTCCGTCTATAATGGGGAGACCACTACCGACCTGACCATTGACGTGGCTGATGTCGGCGGCACGATTATGGGCATCTCCTCCCTGAACTTGGGCACGGGCGCGACCAGAATCACCGCCACGGGCGCGGTCGAGGGCGGCATCGCCGCCGTGAACGAGGGCACCGCCACCGATCTGACCATCGAGACAACCGACGTCAGCGGCGATACCTATGGCATCTATGCCCTGAATGGCGGCACGGGCGTGACCAGCGTCGCCAGCAGCGGTTTGGTCGAGGCCGAGGGATTGGCCATCCTTGCCGGCTCGACGACGGGCAATGCTGTCAATGTGCACAATCTCGCCGGCGGCACGCTGCGCAATGCGTCCGGTTCCTCGTCGGATGCGGCGGTTATGGCACTGGGCGGCGCGGTGACGTTGATCAACGATGCCGATATTGTCGGCACGGTATCGCTCGCCGGCACGGTGACGCGCTTCGAGAACAACGGTGCCTGGAACAGCGCTGGCGGCACCAGCACGTTCGGCGGCGCTGCCGGCAGCGAACTGGTCAACGCCGTGGGGGCGACCGTCATCGGCGGTATCGATGGGGCGTTGGCGGAGACCACCATGCTGGCCGACCTGCCCCTGTTCACGACACACGGCGCCGTGACACTCATTGATGGTGGCGCGGGCGACGTGATCAACGTGGACGGTGCGGCGGATTTCCATGCCGGGTCCGCGCTTTCCGTCGATGTCGGCGGGATCGGTGGAGCGGATCGTTTCCTGGCAACCGGTACCGTCGACCTTGATGGCACGGCCTTGAACGTCAACAGCGTCGGCGTGCTCGGTTATGGCATGCGCCACAATGTGCTGACTGCGGAAAGCGGGCTGACAGGCACCTTCGACACCATAACCGGCCTGCCCGCACCGACGGCCTTCCTCGTCGTGGAAGAAGGCTATGACGCAAACAATGCCTGGCTCGAATCGATCAAGTATCGCGATTTCGCCGATGCCGGTGCGACCCCGAACCAGATTGCCACCGGCCAGGGACTCGATACAATTCCACCCGGCAGTGCCTTGTTCACTGCCGTGGCGAACCTGCCGACAGATGCTGCCGCACAGCATGCCTTCGATCAGCTTTCGGGGGAGATCCACGCGTCCGCGCAAACGGCGCTGATCGAGGATAGCCGATTCGTGCGCAATGCCGCCAATGACCGTATCCGCGCAGCCTTTGGCGATGCTCGGGCTTCGGTGACTCCGGTTCTGGCCTATGGCCCGGGGGACACGCCCATGGTGGTTGCCGCCGATCATGCCGGGCCTGTGTTCTGGAGCCATGGCTTCGGGTCCTGGGGCTCGACGGACAGCGACGGCAATGCGGCAGGTCTCGACCGCAACACCGGCGGCCTGCTGATCGGCGCGGACGGGCTCGTCGGCGAATGGCGTCTTGGTCTTCTGGCAGGCTACAGCCATTCGAGCTTCGATGCCGATGACCGTGCGTCATCGGGCTCGAGCAACAACTACCATCTCGGCCTTTATGGCGGCACGGAATGGGGCAATCTCGCTTTCCGCACCGGTGCGGCCTACACTTGGCACGATATCGACACCAACCGCACGGCGGCTTTCCCCGGCTTTGCAGACAGCCTCTCGGCCGACTACAATGCCGGCACCTTCCAGGCTTTCGGCGAGTTGGGCTACGGCCTCGCGTTGAGCAGCGCTACCCGCTTCGAGCCCTTCGCCAATCTCGCCCATGTCAGCCTGCGCACCGACAGCTTTACCGAACAGGGTGGACCGGCGGCACTGTCGGTAGACGGCGGTACGACGAGCATGACGTTCACCACGCTCGGTATCAGGGGCGAGCACACTGTCGCGCTCGGCACGGTCGATGCCACCCTGCGCGGCATGATCGGCTGGCGGCATGCCTTTGGCGATACGACGCCGGAGAGCGTACATGCCTTCTCGGGTGGCGACGCCTTCACCATTGCGGGTGTGCCCATCGCCCAGGACAGCGCGGTCATCGAGGCTGGTCTTGACCTCAACCTGACGCCCGAAGCGACTTTGGGTTTCTCCTATTCCGGCCAGATCGCCTCCGATGCCTCCGATCATGGTTTCAGGGCGAGCCTTGCCGTGAGGTTCTGA
- a CDS encoding SMI1/KNR4 family protein — MDLQTLNPKVFAMWELRRAGGPVYFQESSEEDVAALEEIMGRSLPEDYKEFLLKYSTIGIVQSIGAGYFPCKFPKRNEIHMHFTPVLDAKLTFGVVRRFCYPHPDFQGVSPRVSRDLLPLTGDNQSAVLIDLRPESFGNVLYLPYVRKQVFGKHANYGWNNVGYVAPSFTDFLRELGTEEELKARYPGWKVI; from the coding sequence ATGGATCTGCAGACGTTAAACCCGAAAGTCTTCGCGATGTGGGAACTCCGTAGGGCGGGAGGTCCTGTCTATTTCCAGGAGAGCTCCGAGGAAGATGTCGCTGCTCTGGAAGAGATCATGGGCAGAAGCCTGCCGGAAGACTACAAGGAGTTCCTGCTGAAATATTCAACCATCGGCATCGTGCAGTCGATAGGAGCAGGCTATTTCCCCTGCAAGTTTCCCAAGCGTAACGAAATTCATATGCATTTCACCCCGGTTCTCGATGCGAAGTTGACCTTCGGGGTGGTGAGGAGATTTTGCTACCCTCATCCGGACTTCCAGGGCGTCAGCCCGCGTGTCTCGCGTGATCTGCTGCCGCTGACTGGCGACAACCAGTCTGCCGTGCTGATCGATCTTCGCCCGGAGAGCTTCGGCAACGTGTTGTATCTGCCCTATGTGCGAAAGCAGGTTTTCGGCAAGCACGCCAATTACGGCTGGAATAATGTCGGCTATGTCGCGCCGAGCTTCACCGATTTCCTCAGGGAACTAGGGACGGAAGAGGAATTGAAGGCCCGTTATCCGGGCTGGAAAGTGATCTAG
- a CDS encoding helix-turn-helix transcriptional regulator, producing MTENNQNEISAAQCRAARALLGWSQGQLSDASRVSRATLAEFEQGKRVPYERTLRDIEAALTAAGIIFESDGEMITGGPGVRLAKQQDEGIRPDKLTSENDG from the coding sequence ATGACTGAAAATAATCAGAATGAAATATCTGCCGCCCAATGCCGAGCCGCTCGAGCCCTGTTGGGCTGGTCGCAAGGCCAACTTTCAGATGCGTCACGGGTGTCGCGAGCCACGCTTGCCGAATTCGAGCAAGGCAAGCGTGTACCGTACGAGAGGACGCTGAGAGATATCGAAGCCGCCCTCACGGCCGCCGGCATCATCTTCGAATCGGATGGCGAGATGATCACAGGCGGCCCCGGCGTCCGACTCGCCAAGCAACAAGACGAAGGCATCCGGCCCGACAAGCTCACGAGTGAGAACGATGGCTGA
- a CDS encoding invasion associated locus B family protein: protein MRGVLAIRRLVLALGLFLAWVPGTSISRGQDGTPLLPGGASSLQETYGDWRVACVVRETERLCSLSQQHSQQNGQRVLAIEIVPSAENAANGTLALPFGLHLSAGVTLTVDDQPIGGALPFSTCLPAGCLVPLALDSQTIERANAGSRLAIGATASNTGAPMSFTLSLEGFAAAMARTRELLQ, encoded by the coding sequence GTGCGCGGAGTATTGGCGATACGGCGGCTCGTTCTGGCACTTGGGCTGTTTCTGGCATGGGTGCCGGGCACCAGCATCTCGCGCGGGCAGGACGGGACACCGCTTCTTCCAGGCGGCGCGTCATCCTTGCAGGAAACCTATGGCGACTGGCGTGTCGCCTGCGTGGTACGTGAGACCGAAAGGCTGTGCAGCTTGTCTCAGCAGCACAGCCAGCAGAACGGCCAACGCGTCCTCGCAATCGAAATCGTCCCATCGGCAGAGAATGCGGCCAACGGCACCCTCGCCCTTCCGTTCGGGCTTCATCTTTCGGCGGGCGTGACACTGACTGTCGACGATCAACCGATCGGCGGCGCATTGCCGTTCTCGACATGCTTGCCTGCCGGCTGTCTTGTGCCGCTGGCGTTGGACAGCCAGACGATCGAGCGGGCAAACGCGGGAAGCAGACTCGCCATCGGCGCAACCGCAAGCAACACCGGCGCACCAATGTCGTTCACTCTGTCACTCGAAGGCTTTGCGGCGGCGATGGCCAGAACCCGGGAGCTGTTGCAGTAG